The proteins below are encoded in one region of Streptomyces roseirectus:
- a CDS encoding Crp/Fnr family transcriptional regulator, giving the protein MDDVLRRNPLFAALDDEQAAELRASMSEVTLARGDSLFHEGDPGDRLYVVTEGKVKLHRTSPDGRENMLAVVGPGELIGELSLFDPGPRTATATALTEVKLLGLGHGDLQPWLNARPEVAGALLRAVARRLRKTNDQMSDLVFSDVPGRVARALLDLSRRFGVQSEEGIHVVHDLTQEELAQLVGASRETVNKALADFAQRGWLRLEARAVILLDVERLAKRSR; this is encoded by the coding sequence GTGGACGACGTTCTGCGGCGCAACCCGCTCTTCGCGGCTCTCGACGACGAGCAGGCCGCGGAGCTGCGCGCCTCCATGAGTGAGGTGACCCTCGCGCGTGGTGACTCGCTGTTCCACGAGGGCGATCCGGGCGACCGGCTCTACGTCGTCACCGAGGGCAAGGTGAAGCTCCACCGCACCTCCCCGGACGGCCGCGAGAACATGCTGGCGGTGGTCGGCCCCGGCGAGCTGATCGGCGAGCTGTCGCTGTTCGACCCGGGCCCGCGCACGGCGACGGCGACGGCGCTGACGGAGGTCAAGCTGCTGGGCCTCGGCCACGGCGACCTCCAGCCCTGGCTGAACGCGCGCCCCGAGGTCGCCGGCGCGCTCCTGCGCGCGGTCGCGCGGCGGCTGCGCAAGACCAACGACCAGATGTCCGACCTGGTCTTCTCCGACGTCCCCGGACGTGTCGCGCGCGCGTTGCTCGACCTGTCGCGCCGGTTCGGCGTCCAGTCGGAGGAGGGCATCCACGTCGTCCACGACCTCACGCAGGAGGAGCTGGCGCAGCTCGTCGGCGCGTCGCGGGAGACCGTGAACAAGGCGCTGGCGGACTTCGCGCAGCGGGGCTGGCTGCGCCTTG
- a CDS encoding MarP family serine protease translates to MNVLDILLLVAAVWFAVVGYRQGFVVGVLSVVGFLGGGLVAVYLLPVIWDALTDGSAVSTTAAVVAVVVVIVCASVGQALTTHLGSKLRRYITWSPARVLDATGGALVNVAAMLLVAWLLGSMLAQTTLPTLGKEVRGSKVLLGVSETLPVQADTWFKDFTSVLAQNGFPQVFSPFSNEPIRAVDPPDPALAGSEVALNAKRSIVKVMGTAESCGKVLEGTGFVFGERRVMTNAHVVGGVDEPTVQIGGEGRKYDAKVVLYDWRRDIAVLDVPDLDAPALRFATKDASSDDGAIVAGFPENGAYDVRAARVRGRITASGADIYKRGTVRRDVYSLYATVRQGNSGGPLLTPDGKVYGVVFAKSLDDAQTGYALTADEIQQDIAEGRTASQQVDSDNCAL, encoded by the coding sequence GTGAACGTGCTGGACATCCTGTTGCTGGTCGCGGCCGTGTGGTTCGCGGTCGTCGGCTACCGCCAGGGCTTCGTCGTCGGCGTCCTGTCGGTCGTCGGGTTCCTGGGCGGCGGCCTGGTCGCCGTGTACCTGCTGCCGGTCATCTGGGACGCGCTGACGGACGGTTCGGCGGTCAGTACGACGGCCGCGGTCGTCGCCGTCGTCGTCGTGATCGTCTGCGCGTCGGTCGGGCAGGCGCTGACCACGCACTTGGGCAGCAAGCTGCGCCGGTACATCACGTGGTCCCCCGCGCGCGTGCTCGACGCGACGGGCGGCGCGCTGGTGAACGTCGCGGCGATGCTGCTGGTGGCGTGGCTGCTGGGCTCGATGCTGGCGCAGACGACGCTGCCGACGCTCGGCAAGGAGGTGCGCGGCTCGAAGGTCCTGCTGGGCGTGTCGGAGACGCTGCCGGTGCAGGCGGACACGTGGTTCAAGGACTTCACGTCCGTCCTCGCGCAGAACGGCTTCCCGCAGGTCTTCTCGCCGTTCTCCAACGAGCCGATCCGCGCGGTCGACCCGCCGGACCCGGCGCTCGCGGGCAGCGAGGTCGCGCTGAACGCCAAGCGGTCCATCGTCAAGGTGATGGGCACGGCGGAGAGCTGCGGCAAGGTCCTGGAGGGCACCGGGTTCGTCTTCGGCGAACGCCGTGTGATGACCAACGCGCACGTCGTGGGCGGCGTCGACGAGCCGACCGTCCAGATAGGCGGTGAGGGCCGCAAGTACGACGCGAAGGTCGTCCTGTACGACTGGCGGCGCGACATCGCCGTCCTGGACGTCCCCGACCTGGACGCGCCGGCGCTGCGCTTCGCGACGAAGGACGCGTCCAGCGACGACGGCGCGATCGTCGCCGGGTTCCCCGAGAACGGCGCGTACGACGTCCGCGCGGCACGCGTGCGCGGGCGCATCACGGCGTCCGGCGCGGACATCTACAAGCGCGGCACGGTCCGCCGGGACGTCTACTCCCTGTACGCGACGGTCCGTCAGGGCAACTCAGGCGGCCCCCTGCTGACCCCCGACGGCAAGGTCTACGGCGTCGTCTTCGCGAAGTCCCTCGACGACGCGCAGACCGGCTACGCCCTCACCGCCGACGAGATCCAGCAGGACATCGCGGAGGGGCGCACGGCGTCGCAGCAGGTCGACAGCGACAACTGCGCGCTGTAG
- a CDS encoding alpha/beta fold hydrolase, producing MTDPSTAPSSVVRPDGPWIHRDVAANGARFHIAEAGEGPLVLLVHGFPQFWWTWRHQLTALAGAGFRAVALDLRGVGGSDRTPRGYDPANLALDITGVIRSLGEPDAALVGHDLGGYLAWTAAVMRPKLVRRLAVASMPHPRRWRSAMLADVKQTTASSHIWGFQRPWLPERRLVADDGALVGELIRQWSGPVPPDEEALEVYRRAMCVPSTAHCSIEPYRWLVRSLARPDGVQFYRRMKRPVRVPTLHLHGSLDPVSRARSAAGSAEYVEAPYRWRLFDGLGHFPHEEDPVAFSTELVNWLKDPEPDR from the coding sequence ATGACGGACCCCTCGACAGCGCCCTCCTCAGTCGTACGGCCGGACGGTCCCTGGATCCACCGGGACGTCGCCGCCAACGGCGCCCGCTTCCACATCGCGGAGGCCGGCGAGGGACCGCTGGTCCTGCTGGTGCACGGCTTCCCCCAGTTCTGGTGGACCTGGCGCCACCAGCTGACGGCGCTCGCCGGCGCGGGGTTCCGCGCGGTCGCCCTCGACCTGCGCGGCGTCGGCGGCAGCGACCGCACCCCGCGCGGCTACGACCCGGCGAACCTCGCGCTCGACATCACCGGCGTCATCCGCTCCCTCGGCGAGCCGGACGCGGCGCTCGTCGGGCACGACCTCGGCGGGTATCTGGCGTGGACGGCGGCCGTGATGCGCCCCAAGCTGGTGCGCCGGCTCGCGGTCGCCTCGATGCCGCACCCCCGGCGCTGGCGCTCCGCGATGCTCGCCGACGTCAAGCAGACGACGGCGAGTTCACACATCTGGGGGTTCCAGCGGCCCTGGCTGCCCGAGCGGCGGCTCGTCGCGGACGACGGGGCGCTGGTCGGCGAGCTGATCCGGCAGTGGTCGGGGCCCGTGCCGCCGGACGAGGAGGCGCTGGAGGTGTACCGGCGCGCGATGTGCGTCCCGTCCACGGCGCACTGCTCGATCGAGCCGTACCGGTGGCTGGTGCGTTCGCTCGCGCGGCCCGACGGGGTGCAGTTCTACCGTCGGATGAAACGGCCGGTGCGCGTCCCGACGCTGCATCTGCACGGTTCGCTGGACCCGGTGTCGCGGGCGCGGAGCGCGGCGGGCAGCGCGGAGTACGTCGAAGCACCGTACCGCTGGCGGCTGTTCGACGGGCTCGGCCACTTCCCGCACGAGGAGGACCCGGTGGCGTTCTCGACCGAACTGGTCAACTGGCTGAAGGATCCCGAGCCGGACCGGTGA
- the nth gene encoding endonuclease III, translating into MTEKASGKKASESGRGKPAGAGKPESRTALVRRARRIDRELAEVYSYAHPELDFENPFQLVVATVLSAQTTDLRVNQTTPALFAKYPTPEDLAAANPEEVEEILRPTGFFRAKTKSVIGLSKALVEDFGGEVPGRLEDLVKLPGVGRKTAFVVLGNAYGRPGITVDTHFQRLVRRFRWTAETDPEKIEAAISELFPKSAWTDLSHHVIWHGRRICHARKPACGACPIAPLCPAYGEGETDPDKARKLLKYEKGGFPGQRLNPPQSYLDAGGKPAPPLGSA; encoded by the coding sequence ATGACAGAGAAGGCTTCTGGGAAGAAAGCGTCCGAAAGCGGGCGCGGGAAACCGGCGGGGGCCGGGAAACCCGAGTCCCGCACCGCGCTGGTCCGCCGCGCGCGCAGGATCGACCGCGAACTCGCCGAGGTCTATTCGTACGCGCACCCCGAACTCGACTTCGAGAACCCCTTCCAGCTCGTCGTCGCGACCGTCCTGTCGGCCCAGACGACCGACCTGCGGGTCAACCAGACGACGCCCGCGCTCTTCGCCAAGTACCCCACGCCGGAAGACCTCGCCGCCGCGAACCCCGAGGAGGTCGAGGAGATCCTGCGGCCCACCGGGTTCTTCCGCGCCAAGACCAAGTCCGTCATCGGGCTCTCCAAGGCGCTCGTGGAGGACTTCGGCGGGGAGGTGCCGGGGCGGCTTGAGGACCTGGTCAAGCTGCCCGGCGTCGGCCGCAAGACGGCGTTCGTGGTCCTCGGCAACGCCTACGGGCGGCCCGGCATCACCGTCGACACGCACTTCCAGCGCCTCGTGCGCCGGTTCCGCTGGACGGCCGAGACGGACCCCGAGAAGATCGAGGCCGCGATCTCCGAGCTCTTCCCCAAGTCCGCCTGGACCGATCTCTCCCACCACGTCATCTGGCACGGGCGCCGCATCTGCCACGCGCGCAAGCCCGCGTGCGGGGCCTGCCCCATCGCCCCCCTCTGCCCCGCCTACGGCGAGGGCGAGACCGACCCCGACAAGGCCCGCAAACTCCTCAAGTACGAGAAGGGCGGCTTCCCCGGCCAGCGCCTCAACCCGCCGCAGTCCTACCTCGACGCGGGCGGCAAGCCGGCACCGCCGCTGGGCAGCGCGTAA
- a CDS encoding NUDIX hydrolase codes for MRHVEGAPVEVSEEGLPEWLGPVVRAVRTVAPRQLSSFLPPADGRGRQSAVLILFGEGPRGPELLLMERAGSLRSHAGQPSFPGGALDPEDGDPQGDGPLRAALREAEEETGLDPAGVQIFGVLPKLYIPVSSFVVTPVLGWWRKPSPVDAVDPAETARVFTVPVVDLTDPAHRATAVHPSGHAGPAFLVESALVWGFTAGVIDRLLHFAGWERPWDREKRVPLDWRA; via the coding sequence GTGAGGCATGTGGAGGGTGCGCCGGTGGAGGTCAGCGAGGAGGGGCTGCCGGAGTGGCTGGGGCCGGTCGTGCGGGCGGTACGGACCGTGGCGCCGCGGCAGCTGAGCAGTTTCCTGCCGCCGGCGGATGGCCGGGGGCGGCAGTCCGCGGTGCTGATCCTGTTCGGGGAGGGCCCGCGGGGGCCGGAGCTGCTGCTGATGGAGCGCGCCGGCTCGTTGCGCTCGCACGCGGGCCAGCCGTCGTTCCCCGGCGGCGCGCTGGACCCGGAGGACGGCGATCCGCAGGGGGACGGGCCGCTGCGGGCCGCGCTGCGGGAGGCCGAGGAGGAGACGGGGCTGGACCCCGCGGGCGTGCAGATCTTCGGCGTCCTCCCCAAGCTCTACATCCCCGTGAGCAGCTTCGTCGTGACGCCCGTGCTGGGCTGGTGGCGCAAGCCGAGCCCCGTGGACGCCGTGGACCCCGCCGAGACCGCCCGCGTCTTCACCGTCCCCGTGGTGGACCTCACGGACCCCGCGCACCGCGCCACCGCCGTGCACCCCAGTGGGCACGCGGGTCCGGCGTTCCTGGTCGAATCGGCCCTCGTGTGGGGGTTCACGGCCGGCGTCATTGACCGGCTCCTGCACTTCGCCGGCTGGGAACGGCCCTGGGACCGCGAGAAGCGGGTCCCACTGGACTGGCGCGCATGA